A stretch of the Festucalex cinctus isolate MCC-2025b chromosome 20, RoL_Fcin_1.0, whole genome shotgun sequence genome encodes the following:
- the abi1a gene encoding abl interactor 1a isoform X4: MAELQMLLDEEIPAGKSALVESFQNLSRVADYCESNYVQAQDKRKALEETKAYTTQSLASVAYQINALANNMLQLLDIQASQLRRMESSINHISQTVDIHKEKVARREIGILTTNKNTARTHKIIAPAKMECPVRYIRKPIDYALLDDVGHGVKHGNNQSVRAGTLSRSNPPTQKPPSPPMSGRGTLGRNASYKTLEPVKPPTVPNDYMSSPARQHGVQHSPGGRTASLNQRPRTHSGSSGGSSSRENSGGSSGIGIPMAVPTPSVPNCGAVPFMTSPPAAPPPPPPLTGLGPPPAPPPPPPPPPPIASAPGPGLGPAPMSQFGTISRQVSRHNPANSSVSVVSATGTYRRAPSVTSHFSLQQQQQQPQVNGGTHAYSFNSMCVAPPPPPPPMPQLTPQIPLTGFVARMQESISDTPTPPPPPPPDDMAMFDESPPPPPPPPPPVDYEEEDGASLVHYNDPYADGDPQWAPNNYIEKVVAIYDYSKDKDDELSFLEGAIIYVVKKNDDGWYEGVSGGVTGLFPGNYVESIIHYAE, translated from the exons ATGGCAGAGCTACAAATGTTGCTCGACGAGGAGATTCCGGCCGGCAAAAGCGCGCTCGTCGAGAGTTTCCAGAACCTGAGCCGAGTCGCCGACTACTGTGAAAGCAATTATGTGCAG GCCCAGGACAAGAGGAAAGCTCTGGAGGAGACCAAAGCCTACACCACGCAGTCCCTGGCCAGCGTGGCCTACCAGATCAATGCCTTGGCCAACAACATGCTGCAGCTGCTGGACATCCAGGCCTCGCAGCTGCGCCGCATGGAGTCCTCCATCAACCACATCTCGCAG ACGGTGGACATCCACAAGGAGAAGGTGGCCCGGCGGGAGATCGGCATCCTGACGACCAACAAGAACACGGCGAGGACCCACAAGATCATCGCGCCGGCCAAAATGGAGTGTCCGGTGCGCTACATCAGGAAGCCCATCGACTACGCGCTGCTGGACGATGTCGGACACGGAGTCAAG CACGGAAACAATCAGTCGGTGCGAGCGGGAACGCTGTCGCGGAGCAACCCGCCCACGCAGAAGCCACCCAGCCCGCCCATGTCGGGGCGCGGCACGCTCGG ACGCAACGCATCGTACAAAACCTTGGAGCCGGTGAAGCCCCCGACGGTGCCCAACGACTACATGAGCAGCCCGGCGCGTCAGCACGGCGTGCAGCACAGCCCCGGCGGACGCACGGCCTCGCTCAACCAGAGGCCGCGCACGCACAG CGGCAGCAGCGGGGGAAGCAGCAGCCGCGAGAACAgcggcggcagcagcggcatcGGCATTCCCATGGCAGTGCCCACACCTTCCGTTCCCAACTGTGGCGCAG TCCCGTTCATGACCTCCCCCCCGgctgctcctccccctccccctcctctgACCGGGCTCGGTCCACCACCGgcgccacctcctcctcctcctcctcctccccccataG CGTCGGCTCCCGGGCCCGGCCTGGGCCCCGCCCCCATGTCGCAGTTCGGCACCATCTCGCGGCAGGTTTCGCGCCACAACCCGGCCAACTCGTCCGTGTCGGTGGTGTCGGCCACCGGCACGTACCGCCGGGCGCCGTCCGTCACCTCGCACTTCTccttgcagcagcagcagcagcagcctcaaGTGAACGGAGGCACGCACGCTTACAGCTTCAACTCAA TGTGcgtggcccctccccctcctcctccccccatgCCCCAGCTGACGCCACAGATCCCTTTGACGGGCTTTGTGGCCAGGATGCAGGAGAGCA TCTCCGACACCCCGACTccgcccccgccgccgcccccggacGACATGGCCATGTTTGACGAGTCCccccctccgccgccgccgccccctccCCCGGTGGACTACGAGGAGGAGGACGGCGCCTCGCTGGTGCACTACAACGACCCCTACGCCGACGGAGACCCCCAGTGGGCCCCCAACAACTACATCGAGAAAG TGGTGGCCATCTACGACTACAGCAAGGACAAGGACGACGAGCTGTCCTTCCTGGAGGGCGCCATCATCTACGTGGTGAAGAAGAACGACGACGGCTGGTACGAGGGCGTCAGCGGCGGCGTCACCGGACTCTTCCCCGGAAACTACGTGGAGAGCATCATACACTACGCCGAATAG
- the abi1a gene encoding abl interactor 1a isoform X13: protein MAELQMLLDEEIPAGKSALVESFQNLSRVADYCESNYVQAQDKRKALEETKAYTTQSLASVAYQINALANNMLQLLDIQASQLRRMESSINHISQTVDIHKEKVARREIGILTTNKNTARTHKIIAPAKMECPVRYIRKPIDYALLDDVGHGVKWMKAKHGNNQSVRAGTLSRSNPPTQKPPSPPMSGRGTLGRNASYKTLEPVKPPTVPNDYMSSPARQHGVQHSPGGRTASLNQRPRTHSGSSGGSSSRENSGGSSGIGIPMAVPTPSVPNCGAVSDTPTPPPPPPPDDMAMFDESPPPPPPPPPPVDYEEEDGASLVHYNDPYADGDPQWAPNNYIEKVVAIYDYSKDKDDELSFLEGAIIYVVKKNDDGWYEGVSGGVTGLFPGNYVESIIHYAE from the exons ATGGCAGAGCTACAAATGTTGCTCGACGAGGAGATTCCGGCCGGCAAAAGCGCGCTCGTCGAGAGTTTCCAGAACCTGAGCCGAGTCGCCGACTACTGTGAAAGCAATTATGTGCAG GCCCAGGACAAGAGGAAAGCTCTGGAGGAGACCAAAGCCTACACCACGCAGTCCCTGGCCAGCGTGGCCTACCAGATCAATGCCTTGGCCAACAACATGCTGCAGCTGCTGGACATCCAGGCCTCGCAGCTGCGCCGCATGGAGTCCTCCATCAACCACATCTCGCAG ACGGTGGACATCCACAAGGAGAAGGTGGCCCGGCGGGAGATCGGCATCCTGACGACCAACAAGAACACGGCGAGGACCCACAAGATCATCGCGCCGGCCAAAATGGAGTGTCCGGTGCGCTACATCAGGAAGCCCATCGACTACGCGCTGCTGGACGATGTCGGACACGGAGTCAAG TGGATGAAAGCAAAG CACGGAAACAATCAGTCGGTGCGAGCGGGAACGCTGTCGCGGAGCAACCCGCCCACGCAGAAGCCACCCAGCCCGCCCATGTCGGGGCGCGGCACGCTCGG ACGCAACGCATCGTACAAAACCTTGGAGCCGGTGAAGCCCCCGACGGTGCCCAACGACTACATGAGCAGCCCGGCGCGTCAGCACGGCGTGCAGCACAGCCCCGGCGGACGCACGGCCTCGCTCAACCAGAGGCCGCGCACGCACAG CGGCAGCAGCGGGGGAAGCAGCAGCCGCGAGAACAgcggcggcagcagcggcatcGGCATTCCCATGGCAGTGCCCACACCTTCCGTTCCCAACTGTGGCGCAG TCTCCGACACCCCGACTccgcccccgccgccgcccccggacGACATGGCCATGTTTGACGAGTCCccccctccgccgccgccgccccctccCCCGGTGGACTACGAGGAGGAGGACGGCGCCTCGCTGGTGCACTACAACGACCCCTACGCCGACGGAGACCCCCAGTGGGCCCCCAACAACTACATCGAGAAAG TGGTGGCCATCTACGACTACAGCAAGGACAAGGACGACGAGCTGTCCTTCCTGGAGGGCGCCATCATCTACGTGGTGAAGAAGAACGACGACGGCTGGTACGAGGGCGTCAGCGGCGGCGTCACCGGACTCTTCCCCGGAAACTACGTGGAGAGCATCATACACTACGCCGAATAG
- the abi1a gene encoding abl interactor 1a isoform X6, which translates to MAELQMLLDEEIPAGKSALVESFQNLSRVADYCESNYVQAQDKRKALEETKAYTTQSLASVAYQINALANNMLQLLDIQASQLRRMESSINHISQTVDIHKEKVARREIGILTTNKNTARTHKIIAPAKMECPVRYIRKPIDYALLDDVGHGVKWMKAKQHGNNQSVRAGTLSRSNPPTQKPPSPPMSGRGTLGRNASYKTLEPVKPPTVPNDYMSSPARQHGVQHSPGGRTASLNQRPRTHSGSSGGSSSRENSGGSSGIGIPMAVPTPSVPNCGAASAPGPGLGPAPMSQFGTISRQVSRHNPANSSVSVVSATGTYRRAPSVTSHFSLQQQQQQPQVNGGTHAYSFNSMCVAPPPPPPPMPQLTPQIPLTGFVARMQESISDTPTPPPPPPPDDMAMFDESPPPPPPPPPPVDYEEEDGASLVHYNDPYADGDPQWAPNNYIEKVVAIYDYSKDKDDELSFLEGAIIYVVKKNDDGWYEGVSGGVTGLFPGNYVESIIHYAE; encoded by the exons ATGGCAGAGCTACAAATGTTGCTCGACGAGGAGATTCCGGCCGGCAAAAGCGCGCTCGTCGAGAGTTTCCAGAACCTGAGCCGAGTCGCCGACTACTGTGAAAGCAATTATGTGCAG GCCCAGGACAAGAGGAAAGCTCTGGAGGAGACCAAAGCCTACACCACGCAGTCCCTGGCCAGCGTGGCCTACCAGATCAATGCCTTGGCCAACAACATGCTGCAGCTGCTGGACATCCAGGCCTCGCAGCTGCGCCGCATGGAGTCCTCCATCAACCACATCTCGCAG ACGGTGGACATCCACAAGGAGAAGGTGGCCCGGCGGGAGATCGGCATCCTGACGACCAACAAGAACACGGCGAGGACCCACAAGATCATCGCGCCGGCCAAAATGGAGTGTCCGGTGCGCTACATCAGGAAGCCCATCGACTACGCGCTGCTGGACGATGTCGGACACGGAGTCAAG TGGATGAAAGCAAAG CAGCACGGAAACAATCAGTCGGTGCGAGCGGGAACGCTGTCGCGGAGCAACCCGCCCACGCAGAAGCCACCCAGCCCGCCCATGTCGGGGCGCGGCACGCTCGG ACGCAACGCATCGTACAAAACCTTGGAGCCGGTGAAGCCCCCGACGGTGCCCAACGACTACATGAGCAGCCCGGCGCGTCAGCACGGCGTGCAGCACAGCCCCGGCGGACGCACGGCCTCGCTCAACCAGAGGCCGCGCACGCACAG CGGCAGCAGCGGGGGAAGCAGCAGCCGCGAGAACAgcggcggcagcagcggcatcGGCATTCCCATGGCAGTGCCCACACCTTCCGTTCCCAACTGTGGCGCAG CGTCGGCTCCCGGGCCCGGCCTGGGCCCCGCCCCCATGTCGCAGTTCGGCACCATCTCGCGGCAGGTTTCGCGCCACAACCCGGCCAACTCGTCCGTGTCGGTGGTGTCGGCCACCGGCACGTACCGCCGGGCGCCGTCCGTCACCTCGCACTTCTccttgcagcagcagcagcagcagcctcaaGTGAACGGAGGCACGCACGCTTACAGCTTCAACTCAA TGTGcgtggcccctccccctcctcctccccccatgCCCCAGCTGACGCCACAGATCCCTTTGACGGGCTTTGTGGCCAGGATGCAGGAGAGCA TCTCCGACACCCCGACTccgcccccgccgccgcccccggacGACATGGCCATGTTTGACGAGTCCccccctccgccgccgccgccccctccCCCGGTGGACTACGAGGAGGAGGACGGCGCCTCGCTGGTGCACTACAACGACCCCTACGCCGACGGAGACCCCCAGTGGGCCCCCAACAACTACATCGAGAAAG TGGTGGCCATCTACGACTACAGCAAGGACAAGGACGACGAGCTGTCCTTCCTGGAGGGCGCCATCATCTACGTGGTGAAGAAGAACGACGACGGCTGGTACGAGGGCGTCAGCGGCGGCGTCACCGGACTCTTCCCCGGAAACTACGTGGAGAGCATCATACACTACGCCGAATAG
- the abi1a gene encoding abl interactor 1a isoform X12, whose protein sequence is MAELQMLLDEEIPAGKSALVESFQNLSRVADYCESNYVQAQDKRKALEETKAYTTQSLASVAYQINALANNMLQLLDIQASQLRRMESSINHISQTVDIHKEKVARREIGILTTNKNTARTHKIIAPAKMECPVRYIRKPIDYALLDDVGHGVKWMKAKQHGNNQSVRAGTLSRSNPPTQKPPSPPMSGRGTLGRNASYKTLEPVKPPTVPNDYMSSPARQHGVQHSPGGRTASLNQRPRTHSGSSGGSSSRENSGGSSGIGIPMAVPTPSVPNCGAVSDTPTPPPPPPPDDMAMFDESPPPPPPPPPPVDYEEEDGASLVHYNDPYADGDPQWAPNNYIEKVVAIYDYSKDKDDELSFLEGAIIYVVKKNDDGWYEGVSGGVTGLFPGNYVESIIHYAE, encoded by the exons ATGGCAGAGCTACAAATGTTGCTCGACGAGGAGATTCCGGCCGGCAAAAGCGCGCTCGTCGAGAGTTTCCAGAACCTGAGCCGAGTCGCCGACTACTGTGAAAGCAATTATGTGCAG GCCCAGGACAAGAGGAAAGCTCTGGAGGAGACCAAAGCCTACACCACGCAGTCCCTGGCCAGCGTGGCCTACCAGATCAATGCCTTGGCCAACAACATGCTGCAGCTGCTGGACATCCAGGCCTCGCAGCTGCGCCGCATGGAGTCCTCCATCAACCACATCTCGCAG ACGGTGGACATCCACAAGGAGAAGGTGGCCCGGCGGGAGATCGGCATCCTGACGACCAACAAGAACACGGCGAGGACCCACAAGATCATCGCGCCGGCCAAAATGGAGTGTCCGGTGCGCTACATCAGGAAGCCCATCGACTACGCGCTGCTGGACGATGTCGGACACGGAGTCAAG TGGATGAAAGCAAAG CAGCACGGAAACAATCAGTCGGTGCGAGCGGGAACGCTGTCGCGGAGCAACCCGCCCACGCAGAAGCCACCCAGCCCGCCCATGTCGGGGCGCGGCACGCTCGG ACGCAACGCATCGTACAAAACCTTGGAGCCGGTGAAGCCCCCGACGGTGCCCAACGACTACATGAGCAGCCCGGCGCGTCAGCACGGCGTGCAGCACAGCCCCGGCGGACGCACGGCCTCGCTCAACCAGAGGCCGCGCACGCACAG CGGCAGCAGCGGGGGAAGCAGCAGCCGCGAGAACAgcggcggcagcagcggcatcGGCATTCCCATGGCAGTGCCCACACCTTCCGTTCCCAACTGTGGCGCAG TCTCCGACACCCCGACTccgcccccgccgccgcccccggacGACATGGCCATGTTTGACGAGTCCccccctccgccgccgccgccccctccCCCGGTGGACTACGAGGAGGAGGACGGCGCCTCGCTGGTGCACTACAACGACCCCTACGCCGACGGAGACCCCCAGTGGGCCCCCAACAACTACATCGAGAAAG TGGTGGCCATCTACGACTACAGCAAGGACAAGGACGACGAGCTGTCCTTCCTGGAGGGCGCCATCATCTACGTGGTGAAGAAGAACGACGACGGCTGGTACGAGGGCGTCAGCGGCGGCGTCACCGGACTCTTCCCCGGAAACTACGTGGAGAGCATCATACACTACGCCGAATAG
- the abi1a gene encoding abl interactor 1a isoform X1, whose product MAELQMLLDEEIPAGKSALVESFQNLSRVADYCESNYVQAQDKRKALEETKAYTTQSLASVAYQINALANNMLQLLDIQASQLRRMESSINHISQTVDIHKEKVARREIGILTTNKNTARTHKIIAPAKMECPVRYIRKPIDYALLDDVGHGVKWMKAKQHGNNQSVRAGTLSRSNPPTQKPPSPPMSGRGTLGRNASYKTLEPVKPPTVPNDYMSSPARQHGVQHSPGGRTASLNQRPRTHSGSSGGSSSRENSGGSSGIGIPMAVPTPSVPNCGAVPFMTSPPAAPPPPPPLTGLGPPPAPPPPPPPPPPIASAPGPGLGPAPMSQFGTISRQVSRHNPANSSVSVVSATGTYRRAPSVTSHFSLQQQQQQPQVNGGTHAYSFNSMCVAPPPPPPPMPQLTPQIPLTGFVARMQESISDTPTPPPPPPPDDMAMFDESPPPPPPPPPPVDYEEEDGASLVHYNDPYADGDPQWAPNNYIEKVVAIYDYSKDKDDELSFLEGAIIYVVKKNDDGWYEGVSGGVTGLFPGNYVESIIHYAE is encoded by the exons ATGGCAGAGCTACAAATGTTGCTCGACGAGGAGATTCCGGCCGGCAAAAGCGCGCTCGTCGAGAGTTTCCAGAACCTGAGCCGAGTCGCCGACTACTGTGAAAGCAATTATGTGCAG GCCCAGGACAAGAGGAAAGCTCTGGAGGAGACCAAAGCCTACACCACGCAGTCCCTGGCCAGCGTGGCCTACCAGATCAATGCCTTGGCCAACAACATGCTGCAGCTGCTGGACATCCAGGCCTCGCAGCTGCGCCGCATGGAGTCCTCCATCAACCACATCTCGCAG ACGGTGGACATCCACAAGGAGAAGGTGGCCCGGCGGGAGATCGGCATCCTGACGACCAACAAGAACACGGCGAGGACCCACAAGATCATCGCGCCGGCCAAAATGGAGTGTCCGGTGCGCTACATCAGGAAGCCCATCGACTACGCGCTGCTGGACGATGTCGGACACGGAGTCAAG TGGATGAAAGCAAAG CAGCACGGAAACAATCAGTCGGTGCGAGCGGGAACGCTGTCGCGGAGCAACCCGCCCACGCAGAAGCCACCCAGCCCGCCCATGTCGGGGCGCGGCACGCTCGG ACGCAACGCATCGTACAAAACCTTGGAGCCGGTGAAGCCCCCGACGGTGCCCAACGACTACATGAGCAGCCCGGCGCGTCAGCACGGCGTGCAGCACAGCCCCGGCGGACGCACGGCCTCGCTCAACCAGAGGCCGCGCACGCACAG CGGCAGCAGCGGGGGAAGCAGCAGCCGCGAGAACAgcggcggcagcagcggcatcGGCATTCCCATGGCAGTGCCCACACCTTCCGTTCCCAACTGTGGCGCAG TCCCGTTCATGACCTCCCCCCCGgctgctcctccccctccccctcctctgACCGGGCTCGGTCCACCACCGgcgccacctcctcctcctcctcctcctccccccataG CGTCGGCTCCCGGGCCCGGCCTGGGCCCCGCCCCCATGTCGCAGTTCGGCACCATCTCGCGGCAGGTTTCGCGCCACAACCCGGCCAACTCGTCCGTGTCGGTGGTGTCGGCCACCGGCACGTACCGCCGGGCGCCGTCCGTCACCTCGCACTTCTccttgcagcagcagcagcagcagcctcaaGTGAACGGAGGCACGCACGCTTACAGCTTCAACTCAA TGTGcgtggcccctccccctcctcctccccccatgCCCCAGCTGACGCCACAGATCCCTTTGACGGGCTTTGTGGCCAGGATGCAGGAGAGCA TCTCCGACACCCCGACTccgcccccgccgccgcccccggacGACATGGCCATGTTTGACGAGTCCccccctccgccgccgccgccccctccCCCGGTGGACTACGAGGAGGAGGACGGCGCCTCGCTGGTGCACTACAACGACCCCTACGCCGACGGAGACCCCCAGTGGGCCCCCAACAACTACATCGAGAAAG TGGTGGCCATCTACGACTACAGCAAGGACAAGGACGACGAGCTGTCCTTCCTGGAGGGCGCCATCATCTACGTGGTGAAGAAGAACGACGACGGCTGGTACGAGGGCGTCAGCGGCGGCGTCACCGGACTCTTCCCCGGAAACTACGTGGAGAGCATCATACACTACGCCGAATAG
- the abi1a gene encoding abl interactor 1a isoform X5, with the protein MAELQMLLDEEIPAGKSALVESFQNLSRVADYCESNYVQAQDKRKALEETKAYTTQSLASVAYQINALANNMLQLLDIQASQLRRMESSINHISQTVDIHKEKVARREIGILTTNKNTARTHKIIAPAKMECPVRYIRKPIDYALLDDVGHGVKWMKAKQHGNNQSVRAGTLSRSNPPTQKPPSPPMSGRGTLGRNASYKTLEPVKPPTVPNDYMSSPARQHGVQHSPGGRTASLNQRPRTHSGSSGGSSSRENSGGSSGIGIPMAVPTPSVPNCGAVPFMTSPPAAPPPPPPLTGLGPPPAPPPPPPPPPPIASAPGPGLGPAPMSQFGTISRQVSRHNPANSSVSVVSATGTYRRAPSVTSHFSLQQQQQQPQVNGGTHAYSFNSISDTPTPPPPPPPDDMAMFDESPPPPPPPPPPVDYEEEDGASLVHYNDPYADGDPQWAPNNYIEKVVAIYDYSKDKDDELSFLEGAIIYVVKKNDDGWYEGVSGGVTGLFPGNYVESIIHYAE; encoded by the exons ATGGCAGAGCTACAAATGTTGCTCGACGAGGAGATTCCGGCCGGCAAAAGCGCGCTCGTCGAGAGTTTCCAGAACCTGAGCCGAGTCGCCGACTACTGTGAAAGCAATTATGTGCAG GCCCAGGACAAGAGGAAAGCTCTGGAGGAGACCAAAGCCTACACCACGCAGTCCCTGGCCAGCGTGGCCTACCAGATCAATGCCTTGGCCAACAACATGCTGCAGCTGCTGGACATCCAGGCCTCGCAGCTGCGCCGCATGGAGTCCTCCATCAACCACATCTCGCAG ACGGTGGACATCCACAAGGAGAAGGTGGCCCGGCGGGAGATCGGCATCCTGACGACCAACAAGAACACGGCGAGGACCCACAAGATCATCGCGCCGGCCAAAATGGAGTGTCCGGTGCGCTACATCAGGAAGCCCATCGACTACGCGCTGCTGGACGATGTCGGACACGGAGTCAAG TGGATGAAAGCAAAG CAGCACGGAAACAATCAGTCGGTGCGAGCGGGAACGCTGTCGCGGAGCAACCCGCCCACGCAGAAGCCACCCAGCCCGCCCATGTCGGGGCGCGGCACGCTCGG ACGCAACGCATCGTACAAAACCTTGGAGCCGGTGAAGCCCCCGACGGTGCCCAACGACTACATGAGCAGCCCGGCGCGTCAGCACGGCGTGCAGCACAGCCCCGGCGGACGCACGGCCTCGCTCAACCAGAGGCCGCGCACGCACAG CGGCAGCAGCGGGGGAAGCAGCAGCCGCGAGAACAgcggcggcagcagcggcatcGGCATTCCCATGGCAGTGCCCACACCTTCCGTTCCCAACTGTGGCGCAG TCCCGTTCATGACCTCCCCCCCGgctgctcctccccctccccctcctctgACCGGGCTCGGTCCACCACCGgcgccacctcctcctcctcctcctcctccccccataG CGTCGGCTCCCGGGCCCGGCCTGGGCCCCGCCCCCATGTCGCAGTTCGGCACCATCTCGCGGCAGGTTTCGCGCCACAACCCGGCCAACTCGTCCGTGTCGGTGGTGTCGGCCACCGGCACGTACCGCCGGGCGCCGTCCGTCACCTCGCACTTCTccttgcagcagcagcagcagcagcctcaaGTGAACGGAGGCACGCACGCTTACAGCTTCAACTCAA TCTCCGACACCCCGACTccgcccccgccgccgcccccggacGACATGGCCATGTTTGACGAGTCCccccctccgccgccgccgccccctccCCCGGTGGACTACGAGGAGGAGGACGGCGCCTCGCTGGTGCACTACAACGACCCCTACGCCGACGGAGACCCCCAGTGGGCCCCCAACAACTACATCGAGAAAG TGGTGGCCATCTACGACTACAGCAAGGACAAGGACGACGAGCTGTCCTTCCTGGAGGGCGCCATCATCTACGTGGTGAAGAAGAACGACGACGGCTGGTACGAGGGCGTCAGCGGCGGCGTCACCGGACTCTTCCCCGGAAACTACGTGGAGAGCATCATACACTACGCCGAATAG
- the abi1a gene encoding abl interactor 1a isoform X3, which translates to MAELQMLLDEEIPAGKSALVESFQNLSRVADYCESNYVQAQDKRKALEETKAYTTQSLASVAYQINALANNMLQLLDIQASQLRRMESSINHISQTVDIHKEKVARREIGILTTNKNTARTHKIIAPAKMECPVRYIRKPIDYALLDDVGHGVKQHGNNQSVRAGTLSRSNPPTQKPPSPPMSGRGTLGRNASYKTLEPVKPPTVPNDYMSSPARQHGVQHSPGGRTASLNQRPRTHSGSSGGSSSRENSGGSSGIGIPMAVPTPSVPNCGAVPFMTSPPAAPPPPPPLTGLGPPPAPPPPPPPPPPIASAPGPGLGPAPMSQFGTISRQVSRHNPANSSVSVVSATGTYRRAPSVTSHFSLQQQQQQPQVNGGTHAYSFNSMCVAPPPPPPPMPQLTPQIPLTGFVARMQESISDTPTPPPPPPPDDMAMFDESPPPPPPPPPPVDYEEEDGASLVHYNDPYADGDPQWAPNNYIEKVVAIYDYSKDKDDELSFLEGAIIYVVKKNDDGWYEGVSGGVTGLFPGNYVESIIHYAE; encoded by the exons ATGGCAGAGCTACAAATGTTGCTCGACGAGGAGATTCCGGCCGGCAAAAGCGCGCTCGTCGAGAGTTTCCAGAACCTGAGCCGAGTCGCCGACTACTGTGAAAGCAATTATGTGCAG GCCCAGGACAAGAGGAAAGCTCTGGAGGAGACCAAAGCCTACACCACGCAGTCCCTGGCCAGCGTGGCCTACCAGATCAATGCCTTGGCCAACAACATGCTGCAGCTGCTGGACATCCAGGCCTCGCAGCTGCGCCGCATGGAGTCCTCCATCAACCACATCTCGCAG ACGGTGGACATCCACAAGGAGAAGGTGGCCCGGCGGGAGATCGGCATCCTGACGACCAACAAGAACACGGCGAGGACCCACAAGATCATCGCGCCGGCCAAAATGGAGTGTCCGGTGCGCTACATCAGGAAGCCCATCGACTACGCGCTGCTGGACGATGTCGGACACGGAGTCAAG CAGCACGGAAACAATCAGTCGGTGCGAGCGGGAACGCTGTCGCGGAGCAACCCGCCCACGCAGAAGCCACCCAGCCCGCCCATGTCGGGGCGCGGCACGCTCGG ACGCAACGCATCGTACAAAACCTTGGAGCCGGTGAAGCCCCCGACGGTGCCCAACGACTACATGAGCAGCCCGGCGCGTCAGCACGGCGTGCAGCACAGCCCCGGCGGACGCACGGCCTCGCTCAACCAGAGGCCGCGCACGCACAG CGGCAGCAGCGGGGGAAGCAGCAGCCGCGAGAACAgcggcggcagcagcggcatcGGCATTCCCATGGCAGTGCCCACACCTTCCGTTCCCAACTGTGGCGCAG TCCCGTTCATGACCTCCCCCCCGgctgctcctccccctccccctcctctgACCGGGCTCGGTCCACCACCGgcgccacctcctcctcctcctcctcctccccccataG CGTCGGCTCCCGGGCCCGGCCTGGGCCCCGCCCCCATGTCGCAGTTCGGCACCATCTCGCGGCAGGTTTCGCGCCACAACCCGGCCAACTCGTCCGTGTCGGTGGTGTCGGCCACCGGCACGTACCGCCGGGCGCCGTCCGTCACCTCGCACTTCTccttgcagcagcagcagcagcagcctcaaGTGAACGGAGGCACGCACGCTTACAGCTTCAACTCAA TGTGcgtggcccctccccctcctcctccccccatgCCCCAGCTGACGCCACAGATCCCTTTGACGGGCTTTGTGGCCAGGATGCAGGAGAGCA TCTCCGACACCCCGACTccgcccccgccgccgcccccggacGACATGGCCATGTTTGACGAGTCCccccctccgccgccgccgccccctccCCCGGTGGACTACGAGGAGGAGGACGGCGCCTCGCTGGTGCACTACAACGACCCCTACGCCGACGGAGACCCCCAGTGGGCCCCCAACAACTACATCGAGAAAG TGGTGGCCATCTACGACTACAGCAAGGACAAGGACGACGAGCTGTCCTTCCTGGAGGGCGCCATCATCTACGTGGTGAAGAAGAACGACGACGGCTGGTACGAGGGCGTCAGCGGCGGCGTCACCGGACTCTTCCCCGGAAACTACGTGGAGAGCATCATACACTACGCCGAATAG